One part of the Suncus etruscus isolate mSunEtr1 chromosome 2, mSunEtr1.pri.cur, whole genome shotgun sequence genome encodes these proteins:
- the LOC126001951 gene encoding poly(rC)-binding protein 2-like, which yields MDTGVIEGGLNVTLTIRLLMHGKEVGSIIGKKGESVKKMREESGARINISEGNCPERIITLAGPTNAIFKAFAMIIDKLEEDISSSMTNSTAASRPPVTLRLVVPASQCGSLIGKGGCKIKEIRESTGAQVQVAGDMLPNSTERAITIAGIPQSIIECVKQICVVMLESPPKGVTIPNRPKPSSSPVIFAGGQAYTIQGQYAIPQPDLTKLHQLAMQQSHFPMTHGNTGFSAGLDASAQTTSHELTIPNDLIGCIIGRQGAKINEIRQMSGAQIKIANPVEGSTDRQVTITGSAASISLAQYLINVRLSSETGGMGSS from the coding sequence ATGGACACCGGTGTGATTGAAGGTGGATTAAATGTCACACTTACCATCCGGCTACTTATGCATGGAAAGGAAGTTGGCAGTATCATCGGAAAGAAAGGAGAATCTGTGAAGAAGATGCGGGAAGAGAGTGGTGCACGTATCAACATCTCAGAAGGGAATTGTCCGGAGAGAATTATCACTTTGGCTGGACCCACTAATGCCATCTTCAAAGCTTTTGCTATGATCATTGACAAACTGGAAGAGGACATTAGCAGCTCTATGACCAATAGCACAGCTGCCAGTAGACCCCCAGTCACCCTGAGGCTGGTGGTCCCTGCTAGTCAGTGTGGCTCTCTCATTGGGAAAGGTGGTTGCAAGATCAAGGAAATACGAGAGAGTACAGGGGCTCAGGTCCAAGTGGCGGGGGATATGCTCCCCAATTCAACTGAGCGGGCCATCACTATTGCTGGCATTCCGCAATCCATCATTGAGTGTGTGAAACAGATCTGCGTGGTCATGTTGGAGTCCCCTCCGAAGGGCGTGACCATCCCGAACCGGCCCAAGCCGTCCAGTTCTCCGGTCATCTTTGCAGGTGGTCAGGCCTATACCATTCAAGGACAGTATGCCATTCCACAGCCAGATTTGACCAAGCTGCACCAGTTGGCAATGCAACAGTCTCATTTTCCCATGACGCATGGCAACACCGGATTCAGTGCAGGTTTGGATGCATCTGCTCAGACTACTTCTCATGAACTCACCATTCCAAATGATTTGATTGGCTGCATAATCGGGCGTCAAGGCGCCAAAATCAATGAGATCCGTCAGATGTCTGGGGCGCAGATCAAAATTGCGAACCCAGTGGAAGGATCTACTGATAGGCAGGTTACCATCACTGGATCTGCTGCCAGCATTAGCCTGGCTCAATATTTAATCAATGTCAGGCTTTCCTCGGAGACGGGTGGCATGGGGAGCAGCTAG